In Alnus glutinosa chromosome 7, dhAlnGlut1.1, whole genome shotgun sequence, the sequence AACCTCTGCTCCAAATGCTACGGAGAGTTACATCACTCTTCCTCCAAATCCTCCATGGAAATTgctctctcctcctcctcctcttctactTCTTCTCCACCGGCTACCGTgtctcttcctcctcctcctccttctcctcCAGCGTTGACCTTGCCGGAGGTCGCCAAAGATATACGGACACAGGCGGTTGTATCCCGAGGCGATGACGTGGCGGTGGTGGCCCAACCGAATCGGTGTTTCACGTGCCGGAGACGGGTCGGGTTGACCGGGTTTAGGTGCAGGTGTGGGACCACTTTCTGCGGGGTCCACAGGTACCCGGAGAAGCACGGGTGCACGTTCGATTTCAAGTCGATTGGGAGGGAGGAGATCGCGAGGGCTAATCCTGTTGTGAAAGCCGAGAAGCTGGAGAAGATTTAGTTTAATCAGGACCGCCTGATCTTATGACTGGATGAATTTGATAAGCCTTGCTGCTACATGACCCACGCGCGTTGATCACGAGCTCCTCTTCTGTACGGAGTTTTAATGGGTATTTTCtctttgatgtaatttttaattaagttttatgTGGCTTTTtgcttgtaaaaagaaaaagaaaatctttatCATGGTATCGAAATGCACGTACATCTGGATTCTTCCTTTGTATTT encodes:
- the LOC133872964 gene encoding zinc finger A20 and AN1 domain-containing stress-associated protein 4 → MAEEHRCEAPEGHRLCANNCGFFGSPTTMNLCSKCYGELHHSSSKSSMEIALSSSSSSTSSPPATVSLPPPPPSPPALTLPEVAKDIRTQAVVSRGDDVAVVAQPNRCFTCRRRVGLTGFRCRCGTTFCGVHRYPEKHGCTFDFKSIGREEIARANPVVKAEKLEKI